AATCAATTTACATTGTACAAGGTATACAAGATTGATGATTCACATTGCATTTGTGGTTTCTCTTTATTGAAAAGAATCGCTAGCACGTAAGAAGTGCATAACgagaaataatgaaaatttcTACCAAATCATATAGCGCGGAGAAAGAAGAAACTTGTAGAGGCAGCACTGATTAACCTTTGATTTGAGTGTTTGGCATGTAGCGGCTGCTTGCTGTAGACCGTTGCTCTAAGCAATTGTCTTCTGTTTAGCTTGAGAATCATAAATGCTGCACAAAATAAGTGAAACTAAATTACCGAATGAGAAAGGGCGCAGGAAGAGATGCGCATATACATAAATGAATGCTTACAGAATCAGCTGCGATTATTTCATGAATAAAGGAATCTCTAGCTAACCAATTAACTGCCAAGAACATCATTCTCTAAGTAGTGAACTGCATGGTGCTTGTAATTTTCACCCAATCCCTTAAATAAGGCACTGTGGGTGAATGAATCTGGACGGATATCTTTCTCGTACATCTCACCATACAGCTTCATTGCTTCACTCCATTTACCTTCATCACAATACCCATCAATCAATAAAGTGTAAGAATACTTGTTAGGATTCAATCCTTTTTCCTTCATCTCGCAAAAGAGCTGATAAGCCAATTCAGTCCTTCCTTTTCTGCAAAAGCCATCTATAAGGGCATTGTAAGTAATTTCATTCGGTGAAACATTATTTTCCATCATTCTCCGGAATAGCTCATACGCAACTTTCAGATTTCCTTTCTTGCCATGGGCATGAATTAGAATAGTGTAGGTTACAAGTGACGGGGAAAAGTTATTCTCGACCATGCTATCGAATATATCCTTTGCTTCTCGTAGGCGGCCCCTCTTACAATGAGCATGAATTAAACTAGTATAAGTAAAACAGTCCGGCTGAAAACCCTCACTAATCATCTTCTGCCATAGCCCATACGCTTTTCTTAGACTTCCTGTCTTGCTTAAACCATCCATTAGAACATTGTAGGTGACCGTATCAGATGGAATGCCTCTTGCTGTCATCTCCTCTCTCAATCTAAAAGCTTGAGAAACAGTCCCAAGCATTAACTCCCCTGCTATTCTTGTATTGTAGGCGAAGCAATCCGGCTGCAAGTCCTTGTTTTGCATCTCGTCAAAAAGCTCTTTGGCCATGGCAAGATTCCCCAGTTTGCATGAAGTATTCACAAGAATAGTGTAAGTACACACATCGGGCGAAAACCCGGATTCGACCATGTCCTTCTTAAGCTTCTGAGCCTCGCCCAAGGCTCCTGATTTACAGTAACCATCTATAAGAATGTTGAATGTCCTCGCAGTCGGCAGAATACGAGAATGTCGCAAACGCTCGAAAAAATAAAGAGCCTCCCGTACATTCCCGACACGACAGTAACCATATATCAAAGAGTTGTAAGAGATTATATCCTGTGACAATTTCGACTTGCCCATCTCGAAGAACTTCTCCCTGGCCTCATCCATGCGCCCGCATCTACACAAACCATAGATCAAGGCGTTGTACGTGGCCACAGTCGGCGCCACGCCTCTCTTTTCCATCTCATCCTTTAAGCTTAATGCCTCCTCGACTAGGCCTTTCGCGAATAGCCCGCTGATGAGAGGGTTATACGTAAAAGCCGAGACCTTTCCCGACCTCCGCATTTTATCGAGCAACTTGCGTGCCTTATCAAGCTCCCCCTTTTTGGATAAACCATTGATGACCACATTGTAGGTGACGTCGTTGGGCACGCATTTACTCCCCAGCAGCTCCATTTCGCCGAGCAGCGCAAGGGCTTCTTCGGCCTTACCTTCCTTGCAGAAGGAATCGAGCATCGTGTTGTACGTCACGATCGTCGGCTCCACGCCGAGCCTCGCCATCTCGCCGTACACCGCCCGCACCTCCGCCCACCGCCCCGCGTCCCGCAGGGCCCTGAGGATCCTGTTGCAGTTCCGGACGTCCGGGGAGAGGCCGTGCGCCGCCATCTTGTAGAAGGCGGACACGGCGCGCTCCGCCATCGAGCACTTGGTGTACACCCAGAGGAGGAGGTCGAGGAGCTTCGCCGCGGTGGCATCGGAGACGGCGAATTCGAACCTGAACtcggcgccgccgctgccgacgaggaggaggaggaggtcgacGACGCCGTGGAGGCCGAGGCGGAGGGCGCGCTCGGCGACGGAGAAGGCGGCGCGGGCGAGGCCGGCGTcggcgaggagggcgagggcggcgCAGAAGGGGGCGGGGGAGGGGGCGAAGGAGGGGTGGCGCTCGGCCCAGCGGAAGAGGCGGAGggggatgcggcggcggcggcggaggaggagaaggaggagattcGGAGAGGCTAGGGTTTTGGAAGGGACGGCGGCGGAGAAGAGCATGACATGGGGGgtgggattagggttttagggttagggttagggtttctttcGCCGCCTTGCCATTAGAGAGGTGgtggaaggagagagagagcttgcgACCgtggacgaagaagaagaagagagagaggagacagGAATGTTTTGCGTAGACCCTGTTCACCAGTACGGATCATGCACCGAGACCATATAATTGGTTAGGAGTGTCTCTATACTTAGATTCTCTCCGCCTATAAGtaaaaactatttatttcaaaatagatacaaatttaagtataaataaaaaattaaattaattttaaatttagaaaaaaaattaaattatttttgagaataaaataaatagagttTAGATAGTAAGATTGAAACGAGAGGAATTAgagctatatatattaataactttttaattagttagtaaattattttaattagataattagtaaaaaaattttaattagattaataaaaatattaatagttgatTAATATATACGCATAAGTTTATGGATAAACACATtaagttattaataattaaccagctaattaattataagtaataaattaattaattactttattatttaagtaatgaataataatttaatatattaattacattaattaatgatttaatatttttctaatatgaTACTAATTACATTAGAAAAATATACACTAAGGAGCCAATGCTTTAAAGTTCGTGCCGAGCGGTATCTTCTCGCTGGCGTGGCAACATCAGGGACCAGTGACGAGATCACCTTACCACAGTGACGAGATCACCGGATTGCTACGCCGAGTTAGAGGAGAGGATTACaactgatatcagagcaggtACGTTTCCGAGGGTCTGAGAGCAGTGAACCGCGCTGCCGATTCCGACCACGGGTCATAGAATTGGCGAAGTGCCAAGGCTACCGAGCTGCGGAGTCTGATTTCGATCTGAATTCGACAAAGGGGCCGCTGCGAATTATCTGAGATTGAATCTGGGCTACCTGTAATTTCATCAAACACCTGCACTACCGAGGCCACCATTGGGTCAAGTAGAAGCAATCGATTCAAGTTCGTGAGCAAAACCATCGCGGAAGGCACTAGATTCAAAATGCTGGATGAGCACATTCATGCTCTAGAGAAACAGCTACACGAACTGGCGACAAGGAGCGAAAAGAAGTTTGAAGCCTTGAGCGTTCGTATGGAGGCAATACATACTGAAGGGCCAAGCAGATACGAGGCTCTACACAAGGAGACTTCGAACTCATAACAGAAACTCGAGCAGATAATGGAATTTTTAATGAACTCACAACTGACAGCATCGCAAAGGGAGACTATAAGCTCCACCATCCATGAAGAGAGAGGTATCCTTCCAACTCCTCAAGTTCATTTCGATAAAGAAGATTCTACACCATTTATATTGCAGAATAGAACCAATAGCTTCTTCCCTGTACCCAAGCTGGATTTTCCCATGTTTGAGGGAGAGAATCCCAGGAATTGGGTTCGACGGTACGAGAAGTATTTTGAGATTTATGGTATAAAGGAGCAACAGAAGTTAGAATTGGTCACCATACACTTCGGAGGGGAGAGCAGACACTTGGTTTCAAGGTTACATGGCAGAGAAGGGGGTGATCAACTGGGCTCTCTTTTCGGAGGAGGTGTGTCAGAGGTTCGATGGCATGGGAATGAGTGATGTAGTGGAAGAGTTCAACAAATTGGCTTAGCAGGGTACTGTGGAAAAATACCAAGAGCAATTTGAGGAACTGCGAGCGAGATTGCTAACCACTAAGTCGCATTTCACTCCCGAATTCTTCTTGTCAAGCTTCCTGAGTGGGTTGAAGGATGAGATCAAGTCGGCAGTCAAGATGTTACAAACAAAGACTCTCGCGCAAGCTTTTGAGTTGGCAAAGCTTCAGGAGTAGACATTGTCAGCTATGATGCGGAAGAGTAGAATGATACtcaaaggaggaggaggagggacaATGCATTCCAGTAGCTACAAGGGGACCCACTCTACTCAGTCTCCGAGAGCTCCTGACACAACCAAGAGCTATACTAAGCTGACCACAGAGAGAGCTCCCCTCAGCCGCCAAGTAATAGAGCAGAGGAGGGCAGCCGGATTATGTTTTCGATGTGGCGACAAGTATTTTCCGGGGCACCTGTGTAAACAGCAAGCTGTGAGTGCCATACAAGCTGTAGGCGATATCACAGAAGTTTTCGAGGAAATCTATTTGCGAGAGACTGAAGGAGGCGAGGGAGATgacaagaaagaaaaagaagaagaagtcggCTAGTCAGTACATGCACTGAGCGCGGAGGACACCCATGATACCATTAAGATCCAAGGTGGGGCAAAGGAAAAATCGCTAGCAGTACTAATTGACACCGGAAGCACCCACACTTTTATAGATATCGGAGTAGCCAAGGAGACTAAGGCATACATCAGCACC
This window of the Ananas comosus cultivar F153 linkage group 19, ASM154086v1, whole genome shotgun sequence genome carries:
- the LOC109724553 gene encoding pentatricopeptide repeat-containing protein At1g22960, mitochondrial-like — translated: MLFSAAVPSKTLASPNLLLLLLRRRRRIPLRLFRWAERHPSFAPSPAPFCAALALLADAGLARAAFSVAERALRLGLHGVVDLLLLLVGSGGAEFRFEFAVSDATAAKLLDLLLWVYTKCSMAERAVSAFYKMAAHGLSPDVRNCNRILRALRDAGRWAEVRAVYGEMARLGVEPTIVTYNTMLDSFCKEGKAEEALALLGEMELLGSKCVPNDVTYNVVINGLSKKGELDKARKLLDKMRRSGKVSAFTYNPLISGLFAKGLVEEALSLKDEMEKRGVAPTVATYNALIYGLCRCGRMDEAREKFFEMGKSKLSQDIISYNSLIYGYCRVGNVREALYFFERLRHSRILPTARTFNILIDGYCKSGALGEAQKLKKDMVESGFSPDVCTYTILVNTSCKLGNLAMAKELFDEMQNKDLQPDCFAYNTRIAGELMLGTVSQAFRLREEMTARGIPSDTVTYNVLMDGLSKTGSLRKAYGLWQKMISEGFQPDCFTYTSLIHAHCKRGRLREAKDIFDSMVENNFSPSLVTYTILIHAHGKKGNLKVAYELFRRMMENNVSPNEITYNALIDGFCRKGRTELAYQLFCEMKEKGLNPNKYSYTLLIDGYCDEGKWSEAMKLYGEMYEKDIRPDSFTHSALFKGLGENYKHHAVHYLENDVLGS